One window from the genome of Bdellovibrio sp. NC01 encodes:
- a CDS encoding DUF4956 domain-containing protein produces MLDFTVLNSSFANPTWISAIYAFLLSFILGVALSLLYVKTFKGLSYSLNFLHGLVLLPIVIAIAMQAIGDNVARGIGMIGALSLLRFRTNVKDPRDMFFIFAALTIGLSCGVHAYGIAILGTGCFILALLVLQRSPFAAGPQFDGLLRFNLPRSPQEQREVEDVLQNQCRHFALATIRELAQGERLDFSYQVRLKSTSSSADLVEQLGKLPSVRGLNFMNQESVIEV; encoded by the coding sequence ATGCTCGATTTCACAGTACTTAATTCTTCATTTGCAAACCCGACTTGGATCTCGGCGATCTACGCGTTTCTTTTAAGTTTTATTCTGGGCGTCGCCTTGTCTCTGTTGTACGTAAAGACTTTCAAGGGATTGTCATACTCTTTGAACTTCCTGCATGGACTTGTTTTGCTTCCCATTGTGATCGCGATTGCGATGCAAGCGATTGGTGACAACGTTGCTCGTGGGATTGGAATGATTGGTGCGCTTTCGCTTTTGCGTTTCCGCACGAACGTTAAAGATCCACGCGACATGTTCTTTATTTTTGCGGCACTGACAATTGGTTTGTCATGCGGGGTCCATGCTTACGGAATTGCGATTCTTGGCACAGGTTGTTTTATCCTGGCACTTTTAGTTCTACAAAGATCACCTTTTGCCGCTGGCCCACAGTTCGATGGACTACTAAGATTCAATTTGCCACGCTCTCCGCAAGAGCAGCGGGAAGTTGAAGATGTGTTGCAAAACCAATGTCGTCATTTTGCGCTCGCGACGATTCGCGAGCTGGCACAAGGTGAGCGTTTGGATTTTTCATATCAGGTACGTTTGAAATCAACATCGTCATCAGCCGATCTTGTGGAGCAGCTTGGAAAGCTGCCGTCAGTGCGTGGTCTTAACTTTATGAATCAAGAATCGGTGATCGAGGTTTAG